A genome region from Planctomyces sp. SH-PL62 includes the following:
- a CDS encoding LodA/GoxA family CTQ-dependent oxidase, with product MRLPGRRDDASRPRADDEPLTDALDRVALEACVGGPLYPGIEAGDSILGDASRYEEGEAFRLSHGAVLPGEVTQANAVPWQADFMACRWEETSGPRLRRLAWWPAQRPDDVFPAVGATEMVPWARGLGEDFQDMVDKWDRLGVVVDKGNDAPFFVEVDRDEESLGP from the coding sequence TTGCGACTTCCGGGCCGCCGCGACGATGCGAGTCGGCCTCGCGCGGACGACGAGCCGCTCACCGACGCCCTAGACCGCGTCGCGCTGGAGGCGTGCGTCGGGGGCCCGCTCTATCCGGGGATCGAGGCGGGCGACTCCATCCTGGGCGACGCGTCGCGGTACGAGGAGGGCGAGGCGTTTCGCCTCTCGCACGGAGCGGTGCTGCCCGGCGAGGTTACGCAGGCCAACGCCGTGCCGTGGCAGGCCGACTTCATGGCCTGCCGCTGGGAGGAGACCTCCGGGCCTAGGTTGAGGCGGCTGGCTTGGTGGCCCGCCCAGCGTCCCGACGACGTCTTCCCGGCCGTGGGGGCGACCGAGATGGTGCCCTGGGCCCGCGGGCTCGGCGAGGACTTCCAGGACATGGTGGACAAGTGGGACCGCCTCGGCGTCGTGGTCGACAAGGGGAACGACGCGCCGTTCTTCGTCGAGGTCGATCGCGACGAAGAGTCGCTGGGACCGTGA
- a CDS encoding NAD(P)/FAD-dependent oxidoreductase, with product MSRPRPPSASYAADVAVLGGGPTGAAAAIALAEAGRSVVVVERSRYDSARVGEALPPEVRTPLAELGVWDRFLACGPSPSPGVAYAWGEHALKYHDFILNPVGPGWAVDRARFDAMLAAAAAARGARVLTATRPLSLGRGPAGGWTLVAASPDGPIGLRARALVDATGRASSPVRRLGGGRLVVDRLVGLVAFLEASGMEDRGTLVEAAEDGWWYTAPIPGGKVAAAFMTDADMVPKGRAARGALWRVRLHGACETRGRLEGRRVLIEPGMVLANTTLIKRPAWDGRAAAGDAAATLDPLSGQGIHRALCSGLDAARAVDAHLRGDPWALSRYSLQVASDFAADLAERARFYARERRWRGRPFWERRTGRPSPGGLTVS from the coding sequence GTGAGCCGGCCGCGACCGCCGTCGGCCTCATATGCGGCCGACGTGGCCGTGCTGGGGGGCGGGCCGACCGGCGCGGCCGCGGCGATCGCTCTGGCCGAAGCCGGGCGGTCGGTCGTGGTCGTCGAGAGGTCGCGGTACGATTCCGCCCGGGTCGGCGAGGCGCTGCCGCCCGAGGTGCGGACGCCCCTGGCCGAGTTGGGAGTCTGGGACCGCTTCCTCGCGTGCGGCCCTTCGCCGTCCCCGGGCGTCGCGTACGCTTGGGGTGAACATGCATTAAAATATCATGATTTTATATTGAATCCCGTCGGTCCGGGGTGGGCGGTCGACCGGGCGCGTTTCGACGCCATGCTGGCGGCCGCGGCTGCGGCCCGCGGGGCGCGGGTCCTCACGGCGACTCGGCCGCTCTCCTTGGGGCGCGGCCCGGCCGGCGGGTGGACCTTGGTGGCGGCCTCGCCGGACGGGCCGATCGGGTTGAGGGCCCGGGCGCTGGTCGACGCCACGGGGCGCGCCTCGTCGCCGGTCCGGCGGCTGGGGGGCGGACGCCTCGTCGTCGACCGGCTGGTCGGCCTCGTCGCTTTCCTGGAGGCAAGCGGCATGGAGGACCGCGGGACGCTCGTGGAGGCCGCGGAGGACGGCTGGTGGTATACGGCGCCGATCCCGGGCGGGAAGGTCGCGGCGGCCTTCATGACCGACGCCGACATGGTCCCGAAAGGCCGGGCCGCGCGGGGGGCGCTCTGGCGCGTGCGCCTGCACGGCGCATGCGAGACGCGTGGCCGCCTCGAGGGCCGGAGGGTCCTGATCGAGCCCGGGATGGTCCTGGCGAACACCACGCTCATCAAGCGGCCGGCCTGGGACGGCCGGGCGGCCGCGGGCGACGCCGCGGCCACGCTGGATCCGCTCTCGGGCCAGGGGATTCATCGCGCCCTCTGCTCGGGCCTGGACGCGGCCCGGGCCGTCGACGCCCACCTGCGGGGGGATCCGTGGGCCCTGAGTCGCTACTCTCTCCAGGTGGCGTCCGATTTCGCCGCCGACCTCGCGGAGCGAGCCCGATTCTACGCGCGCGAGCGACGTTGGCGAGGGCGGCCGTTCTGGGAACGGCGGACGGGACGCCCTTCGCCCGGCGGATTGACCGTTTCCTAA
- the tnpC gene encoding IS66 family transposase, whose amino-acid sequence MSESDLAKLDRDALIALILKLQAEIEALKRSGKRQAAPFSKGTRKADPKRPGRKPGEGSFKTREAPAPETLSEPPIDVPVVEAECPKCGGELDEGRVEEASITDLPEVVRPRVRLFRVGVRRCKRCKATARGRHPDLAADQRGATAHRLGPRILAAAHFLHYGLGVPVRKLPALLEALVGVRLTQGAITLDALKKAAGAIGATYRNLCDSVREAPFVHTDDTGWREGGSPRWLMVFETDAATVYQVRPRHRNEEVRERIPADYRGVMITDRAGVYDAEAFAGVEKQKCLAHALRSISEVLESKTRGARRFAKRLKDLLKRALELGRERRAGPPPADFAGRVRRLKFALTDHLRDRTLRDRDDQRLLNELGRCNDAGSLVRFLDDPRVEPTNNRAERALRPAVIARKTSQCTKNARGTRAFEAWTSVLRTLSRTLPAPDLLDDIVRITHPAAPPIS is encoded by the coding sequence ATGAGCGAATCGGACCTCGCCAAGCTGGATCGCGACGCCCTGATCGCCCTGATCCTGAAGCTCCAGGCCGAGATCGAGGCCCTGAAGCGGTCGGGCAAGCGGCAGGCGGCGCCGTTCTCGAAGGGGACGCGCAAGGCCGATCCCAAGCGGCCCGGCCGGAAGCCCGGCGAGGGGTCGTTCAAGACCCGCGAGGCCCCCGCCCCCGAGACGCTCTCCGAGCCGCCGATCGACGTCCCCGTCGTCGAGGCCGAGTGCCCGAAGTGCGGCGGCGAACTCGACGAGGGCCGGGTCGAGGAGGCCTCGATCACCGACCTGCCCGAAGTCGTCAGGCCTCGCGTGCGGCTCTTCCGGGTCGGCGTCCGACGCTGCAAGCGGTGCAAGGCGACGGCCCGCGGCCGCCACCCCGACCTCGCCGCCGACCAACGCGGCGCGACCGCGCATCGGCTCGGCCCGCGGATCCTGGCCGCCGCCCATTTCCTCCATTACGGCCTGGGCGTGCCGGTCCGCAAGCTGCCGGCCCTGCTCGAGGCCCTCGTCGGCGTCCGCCTCACCCAGGGGGCGATCACGCTCGACGCCCTGAAGAAGGCCGCCGGGGCGATCGGGGCGACGTATCGAAACCTGTGCGATTCCGTCCGCGAGGCGCCCTTCGTCCACACCGACGACACCGGCTGGCGCGAAGGGGGCTCGCCGAGGTGGCTGATGGTCTTCGAGACCGACGCGGCGACCGTCTATCAGGTCCGCCCGCGGCACCGCAACGAGGAGGTCCGCGAGCGGATCCCCGCCGACTACCGGGGCGTGATGATCACCGACCGGGCCGGGGTCTACGACGCCGAGGCCTTCGCGGGCGTCGAGAAGCAGAAGTGCCTGGCCCACGCGTTGCGGTCGATCTCGGAGGTCCTGGAGTCGAAGACGCGAGGAGCCCGTCGGTTCGCGAAGCGGCTGAAGGACCTGCTGAAACGGGCCCTGGAACTCGGGCGGGAACGCCGCGCCGGTCCGCCGCCGGCCGACTTCGCCGGACGCGTGCGACGCCTGAAATTCGCGCTGACCGACCACCTCCGCGACCGGACGCTCCGGGACCGCGACGACCAGCGGCTGCTGAACGAGCTGGGCCGCTGCAACGACGCGGGGTCCCTGGTGCGGTTCCTGGACGACCCCCGGGTCGAGCCGACGAACAACCGCGCCGAGCGGGCGCTGCGGCCGGCGGTGATCGCGCGGAAGACGTCGCAATGCACCAAGAACGCGCGAGGTACGCGAGCCTTCGAGGCCTGGACCAGCGTCCTGCGGACCCTGTCGAGGACCCTCCCGGCCCCCGACCTGCTCGATGACATTGTCCGCATCACCCACCCCGCCGCCCCCCCGATCTCCTGA
- a CDS encoding RHS repeat-associated core domain-containing protein gives MLVEAIIKRMMMQSNNQGTGDMVLSRIQAALGRLSGLAPLPYGAASGMLTIPGGAGRVDLGHLFLMVDWGFPAGSPADLPLVLRYKNASVELTEFGKSWSMPYHRAIEWYDDEATILTPIRVDHYERIGAGPSYAPLDGVSSTLTGAPGGEWAETQQDGTSYHYDATGALRTIRNRAGVRWTLTWDQVYTRMRSIEGPFGRRTTLTHAPSGMIRRVQDPGGRIFTFTVDANDNLARITTPALCVTSFAYVPTSGSGTAKNRMVARIDPLGNRTTFTYTLPMEVAEPAVFQSFRLPTGQITTLTSGYSPPRTTIIDPRGGRWTVTFDSRTRPVATIDPLGIRTSYQWDSFSSYGLTRVTDGRGVRTTFGYVETSTGVYQSSSVQTAAGTYQLAYGAEGRLRRVIDERGNVSTLMWDSQGNRTAVIDPYGVRTSYAYDAHGRPAAVIDGLGRRSTRIYDALGRSAADIDPLGNRTSYAYDVNSQPRRTVDQLGNIWTTMYDDVNRLAAEINPLGGRSSYSYDLTGRLISVISPVGRRATMIYGPTGDQLVRIDAAGKRTTYTYDSVGNLISAKNPAGDVATTSYDALNRPVVALDSSQGRISLSYDPAGNIRRTTNAAGAMYTNIYDLANRLVVSVDPVRARTTYVYDQAGNLKRVVDALGAITTAVLDKLNRRLANVSSIGGRTSYAYDKVGNEIRRVDPLSRITTSSYDGANRLISVIEPNNARATRIYDKIGRLASVVKANGQRSSVVYDKIGREIRTIDPLGRRTTYAYDPENNLVSEIDGRGVRTSYTYDAVGRVVNCEYNDGSRLTISYDANGRRLVLADWNGRTSWTYETGGQVKRMANSKGYTVSNVWDKAGRRLSMVVQGVGTFAYSYNATGSTRRMVNPAGEITSWSYDLVGREIRILSGNDRQTSFAYDNGGRLSRLSNYSNTGTTLSSYRYSYDDMGNKRSSVELSGDRVSWSYDSSDRLVSERRSGANAFSETISYDLVGNRILSRSVGGRTTYAYDAAAQIRRYTDSTGVTTITYDGSGNLRSRITSSGQRYTNIWDPRGYLGAVAQPSGARVSFVYDGNGYRVEQRSASQSIKFLWDNRNVVVEEVVGSGSPVVYTVAPKIYGDVISSRSSSSTTNYLFDGLSSVRALLKAGSLTDSYVYTASGKLVYSSGSSTNRYRFAGRVGYAIVDGLELYLARARFYDPLSGRFISVDPIGAFAMFDPYGYTRGNYVNKVDPSGLFLGWGYGNFCGWSKQAACPPFMDPREPVDIVDAACQRHDCCIGSGYISGWCNWRHCTLALCDQVKDAFVWQCQAEYGLDDTQYRYRQCTLAAASIALGLCGSPRMPWE, from the coding sequence ATGCTCGTCGAAGCCATAATTAAGAGGATGATGATGCAATCAAATAATCAGGGCACCGGGGACATGGTCCTGTCTCGCATCCAGGCGGCGTTGGGCCGCCTGAGCGGACTTGCCCCGCTGCCTTACGGGGCCGCGTCGGGCATGCTGACCATCCCGGGTGGGGCTGGGAGGGTGGACCTCGGCCACCTCTTCCTGATGGTCGATTGGGGGTTCCCCGCCGGCTCGCCCGCCGACCTCCCGCTCGTGCTGCGGTACAAGAACGCCAGCGTCGAGCTCACTGAGTTCGGCAAGAGCTGGTCGATGCCCTACCACAGGGCCATCGAGTGGTACGACGACGAGGCCACCATACTGACGCCCATCCGCGTGGACCACTACGAGCGGATCGGTGCCGGGCCGTCCTACGCACCGCTCGACGGAGTGAGCAGCACGCTGACGGGAGCCCCCGGTGGCGAGTGGGCCGAGACCCAGCAGGACGGGACCTCGTACCACTACGACGCGACGGGGGCGTTGCGCACGATCCGCAACCGCGCGGGCGTCCGCTGGACCTTGACGTGGGACCAGGTCTACACCCGCATGCGCTCGATCGAAGGGCCGTTCGGGCGCAGGACGACGCTGACGCACGCTCCGTCGGGGATGATCCGTCGGGTGCAGGACCCGGGGGGCAGGATCTTCACCTTCACGGTCGACGCCAACGATAACCTGGCGCGGATCACAACGCCGGCGCTCTGCGTCACCAGTTTCGCCTACGTCCCCACGTCAGGTAGCGGGACGGCGAAGAATCGGATGGTCGCCAGAATCGACCCCCTGGGCAACCGCACAACGTTCACCTACACCCTGCCGATGGAGGTGGCAGAGCCGGCGGTGTTCCAGTCATTCCGCCTGCCGACGGGTCAGATCACGACGCTGACGTCGGGGTACAGCCCGCCGCGAACCACGATCATCGACCCGCGGGGCGGCCGGTGGACCGTGACGTTCGACAGCCGGACCCGGCCGGTCGCGACGATCGATCCCCTGGGCATCCGGACGAGCTATCAGTGGGACTCGTTCTCGTCCTACGGCCTGACCCGCGTCACGGACGGCCGAGGGGTGCGGACGACGTTCGGATACGTCGAGACGAGTACGGGAGTTTACCAATCATCGTCGGTGCAGACGGCGGCCGGGACCTATCAGCTAGCCTACGGAGCGGAGGGGCGGCTGCGTCGCGTGATCGACGAGCGGGGAAATGTCTCGACTTTGATGTGGGATAGCCAGGGCAACCGTACTGCAGTGATCGACCCGTACGGTGTGCGTACCAGCTACGCGTACGACGCACACGGGCGACCTGCAGCCGTTATTGATGGACTGGGGCGGAGGTCGACTCGGATTTACGATGCCTTAGGACGCTCTGCCGCAGACATCGATCCGCTTGGCAATCGGACGTCATACGCATATGACGTCAATAGCCAGCCCAGACGTACCGTAGATCAGCTGGGTAACATATGGACGACGATGTATGATGATGTAAACAGGCTGGCGGCGGAAATCAACCCTCTGGGAGGCCGCTCAAGCTACTCGTACGACCTAACCGGTCGTCTAATCAGCGTCATAAGCCCGGTCGGCCGACGCGCCACAATGATCTACGGTCCTACTGGAGACCAGTTGGTAAGGATCGATGCTGCGGGCAAGCGGACGACCTATACTTATGATTCTGTTGGTAACTTGATCAGTGCTAAGAATCCAGCGGGCGATGTGGCGACTACGAGTTACGATGCTTTGAATCGGCCCGTAGTGGCGTTGGACTCGTCTCAGGGGCGGATAAGTTTGTCTTACGATCCAGCGGGTAATATTAGGCGGACTACTAATGCTGCTGGGGCTATGTATACAAATATTTATGATTTGGCGAACCGTTTGGTCGTCAGCGTAGATCCCGTTAGGGCTCGGACCACCTACGTTTACGATCAGGCAGGTAACCTGAAAAGAGTTGTGGACGCTCTGGGGGCTATTACGACTGCCGTACTGGATAAATTGAACAGACGCCTTGCCAATGTAAGTTCGATCGGAGGTCGCACTTCATACGCGTACGACAAGGTTGGAAACGAGATTCGCCGCGTTGATCCTCTGTCAAGAATTACCACGTCCTCATACGACGGTGCCAATCGGCTGATAAGTGTAATTGAGCCTAATAATGCGCGTGCTACTAGGATTTATGATAAGATCGGCAGATTGGCGTCGGTCGTCAAGGCGAACGGTCAGCGGAGCAGCGTAGTCTACGACAAGATTGGACGGGAAATCCGCACTATCGACCCGTTGGGACGTCGCACGACATATGCATATGATCCGGAAAACAATTTGGTAAGCGAGATCGATGGAAGAGGTGTCAGGACAAGCTACACATATGATGCCGTCGGTCGAGTGGTGAATTGCGAGTATAATGACGGTTCCCGCCTGACGATCTCTTACGATGCCAACGGACGCAGGCTCGTGCTCGCGGATTGGAACGGCCGAACATCCTGGACCTACGAAACGGGCGGCCAAGTGAAGCGGATGGCAAATTCCAAAGGTTACACCGTTAGTAATGTGTGGGATAAAGCGGGGAGGCGCTTGTCCATGGTTGTTCAGGGAGTCGGAACCTTCGCCTACTCATACAATGCGACAGGATCGACGAGAAGGATGGTGAATCCTGCGGGAGAGATTACCAGTTGGTCCTACGATCTGGTTGGTCGCGAGATCCGTATCCTTTCGGGAAATGATCGTCAGACCTCCTTCGCTTACGACAACGGGGGCAGACTTTCAAGGTTGAGTAACTATAGCAACACAGGCACCACGTTGTCAAGTTATCGGTATTCATATGATGATATGGGTAATAAGCGGAGCTCGGTTGAACTCTCGGGCGATCGTGTTTCGTGGAGCTACGACAGCTCGGACCGCCTGGTCAGTGAACGGAGGAGCGGCGCGAACGCATTCTCCGAGACGATCTCCTATGACCTCGTTGGCAACAGGATCTTGAGTCGTTCCGTCGGGGGACGCACGACTTACGCTTATGATGCGGCAGCCCAGATCAGAAGGTATACAGATTCGACGGGTGTCACGACGATCACCTACGACGGTTCCGGGAACCTGAGGAGTCGCATCACCTCCTCAGGCCAACGCTATACAAATATTTGGGACCCGCGGGGCTACTTAGGAGCCGTGGCACAGCCATCCGGGGCGAGGGTGTCGTTCGTATACGATGGAAACGGATACAGAGTCGAGCAGCGTAGTGCTTCTCAATCCATAAAGTTCCTCTGGGATAACCGAAATGTAGTAGTGGAGGAGGTTGTCGGTAGCGGTAGCCCAGTGGTTTATACGGTTGCTCCCAAGATCTATGGCGATGTTATATCGAGTCGAAGTAGTAGTTCGACAACGAATTATTTGTTTGATGGGCTTAGTTCCGTTCGGGCGTTGCTCAAGGCGGGGTCCTTAACTGATTCCTATGTCTACACCGCTTCTGGAAAGCTCGTGTATTCCAGCGGTTCTTCCACGAATCGATATCGATTCGCTGGGAGAGTTGGCTATGCCATCGTTGATGGTCTTGAGTTGTATCTCGCGAGAGCTAGATTCTACGATCCTCTTTCGGGTAGATTTATATCCGTTGATCCAATTGGCGCGTTTGCGATGTTCGACCCGTATGGATATACGCGTGGTAACTATGTGAACAAGGTCGACCCCTCCGGGTTGTTCTTAGGGTGGGGCTATGGGAATTTCTGTGGCTGGTCAAAGCAGGCGGCGTGCCCGCCGTTCATGGATCCTCGGGAGCCGGTCGACATCGTCGATGCCGCGTGTCAGCGCCACGATTGCTGCATCGGAAGTGGTTATATTTCCGGGTGGTGTAATTGGAGACATTGCACGTTGGCGTTGTGTGATCAAGTCAAGGATGCATTTGTATGGCAGTGCCAGGCGGAGTACGGTCTCGACGACACCCAATACCGATATAGGCAGTGTACTCTTGCAGCTGCATCGATCGCGTTGGGGCTTTGCGGTAGCCCTAGGATGCCCTGGGAGTGA
- a CDS encoding TolB family protein, producing MLSFGIFGRSSEVAASCGRVFAIVSLLTAVVASIGCDPGVDSWARFQETKQFDGGAPAVCAAMGTIVFSSPQSGHGDIYSWDEFGYHGLHRLTHDEQFESHPVCSPDGRWIVYSKEEAGYAHLWIMSSDGSGQRQLTSGKFFDYPKGFSGDCASVYFVRIYPSSGMARSADWWHVNLDGTGLVKGGGPQNIPASGSSIDVPGVGTYDFQRYRKMIVQKIGKEPEVVELPPGVTSFAVLDRDRERIVYSSLARGDTFVEIYQVDLKSDKLSRLR from the coding sequence ATGCTGAGTTTTGGCATTTTCGGCCGATCCTCCGAGGTTGCAGCGTCATGTGGACGGGTGTTTGCGATCGTTAGTCTGCTGACTGCTGTAGTGGCCTCGATTGGTTGTGATCCGGGCGTTGACAGCTGGGCGCGGTTTCAAGAAACGAAGCAGTTTGACGGGGGAGCACCTGCGGTCTGCGCCGCGATGGGGACCATCGTCTTTTCATCGCCGCAATCAGGTCACGGAGATATTTACTCGTGGGATGAGTTCGGTTATCATGGACTACATAGGTTGACGCATGATGAACAGTTCGAATCGCATCCAGTGTGCTCGCCCGACGGCAGGTGGATAGTCTACTCCAAAGAGGAAGCGGGGTATGCGCATTTATGGATCATGTCGAGTGATGGCAGCGGCCAGAGGCAGCTGACGAGTGGTAAATTCTTTGATTATCCAAAAGGTTTTTCGGGTGATTGCGCATCGGTGTATTTTGTGCGGATATACCCTTCGTCCGGGATGGCGAGATCGGCTGATTGGTGGCATGTTAATCTGGATGGGACGGGACTCGTTAAGGGCGGAGGCCCCCAGAACATTCCCGCGTCCGGATCGTCGATAGATGTGCCTGGAGTGGGGACGTACGATTTTCAGAGATATCGCAAAATGATAGTCCAGAAGATTGGCAAGGAGCCTGAAGTAGTTGAGCTGCCGCCAGGTGTCACTTCGTTCGCAGTCCTAGATCGCGACCGAGAAAGGATTGTGTATTCAAGCTTGGCACGAGGCGACACTTTTGTGGAGATTTATCAAGTTGATCTGAAATCCGATAAACTGTCGCGACTGCGGTGA
- a CDS encoding glycosyltransferase family 4 protein, which produces MAKILSLAGYDVRHVYARFEPWGVGRVAGDLPYPSEILDFDEQEWNLPAVEHRFRRAVAAFDPDCVVVTDSWNVKPLLAEAARGYPYILRLQALECLCPLNNVRLLPQPGGGFAQCGLNQLDDPAECSNCLMENGRFSGALHQAEREFCGVGTREYHERLLRAFAGAEAVLAVNPPTAAMVAPYAKDVRVVTAGMDPARFPWPAPEEPREPWADGRCALFFAGLADEPMKGFHVVHEACRRLWSRRKDFVLEATIDPAPGDEEFLRCVGWQSQEDLPRRFRGADVVVFPTIAQEALGRTAVEAMAAGRPVVASRIGGLPFTVLDGETGLLCEPGDPDDLARKIEALIDDPEARARMGRAGRRRFEEHYSWDVIIEKHYRPLLKRRPREVTRR; this is translated from the coding sequence TTGGCGAAGATCCTGAGCCTCGCCGGCTACGACGTCCGCCACGTCTACGCCCGATTCGAACCCTGGGGTGTGGGCCGGGTGGCGGGCGACCTGCCGTATCCCAGCGAGATCCTCGACTTCGACGAACAAGAGTGGAACCTCCCGGCGGTCGAGCACCGGTTCCGCCGGGCCGTGGCGGCGTTCGACCCGGACTGCGTCGTCGTCACGGACAGCTGGAACGTCAAGCCGCTGCTGGCCGAGGCGGCGCGAGGTTACCCTTACATCCTCCGCCTCCAGGCGCTCGAGTGCCTCTGCCCCCTGAACAACGTCCGCCTGCTGCCGCAGCCGGGCGGCGGATTCGCCCAGTGCGGGTTGAACCAACTCGACGACCCGGCGGAGTGCTCTAACTGTCTGATGGAGAACGGGCGGTTCTCGGGTGCGCTTCATCAGGCGGAACGGGAGTTCTGCGGGGTGGGCACGCGTGAGTACCACGAGAGGCTGCTGCGGGCCTTCGCCGGGGCGGAGGCGGTCCTGGCCGTCAACCCGCCGACGGCGGCGATGGTCGCCCCCTACGCGAAGGACGTCCGGGTCGTCACGGCCGGCATGGACCCGGCCCGATTCCCCTGGCCCGCGCCCGAGGAACCCCGCGAGCCGTGGGCCGACGGACGGTGCGCGCTGTTCTTCGCCGGCCTGGCGGACGAGCCGATGAAGGGCTTCCACGTGGTGCACGAGGCCTGCCGTCGGCTCTGGTCGCGACGCAAGGATTTCGTCCTCGAGGCCACGATCGACCCGGCTCCGGGCGACGAGGAGTTCCTGCGCTGCGTGGGGTGGCAGTCCCAGGAGGACCTGCCGCGCCGGTTCCGCGGCGCGGACGTGGTCGTCTTCCCCACCATCGCCCAGGAGGCGCTCGGCCGCACGGCGGTGGAGGCGATGGCCGCCGGACGTCCGGTCGTCGCCAGCCGGATCGGGGGACTGCCGTTCACCGTCCTCGACGGGGAGACCGGCCTGCTGTGCGAGCCGGGCGACCCCGACGACCTGGCCCGGAAGATCGAGGCCCTGATCGACGACCCCGAGGCGAGGGCGAGGATGGGCCGGGCGGGCCGCAGGCGGTTCGAAGAGCACTACTCCTGGGACGTGATCATCGAGAAGCACTACCGGCCGCTCCTGAAGCGGCGGCCGCGCGAGGTCACCCGGCGCTGA